The following are encoded in a window of Nibricoccus aquaticus genomic DNA:
- a CDS encoding TraR/DksA family transcriptional regulator: MAKHKKPAPAAKKKPTAKPSKPAPRPSKSSKPSKPLKPAKPTPSAKKAPKPSKPAKPVPKKVPPVPAKKDNSPAKSGDKHAAKPTAKSTPPIPAKAPAKPESSGKSTPPIALKPTGKTTPPISVPKTAAAPVKAAGKGDAKSNARELLRSRILGSKKASKPIAFSLDEVREIAKTAVVKTPEVSPETKANKAAATKAKIDLSKLEKPATPHHIKAASLADILGFNPKKAQKAVTHIDPENVPEKFRKYYKLLLDLRTHLTEGIELHSEETLKRSSKDDSGDLSSYGQHMADAGTDTFDRDFALSLVSSEQEALTEIDAAIKRIHDGTYGICEATQKPIAKDRLLAVPFTRYSAEAQKDIERNRYRSRSAAGLFGEMGEEGATKMADDGGGDDE, translated from the coding sequence ATGGCCAAGCACAAAAAACCCGCCCCTGCAGCCAAGAAGAAACCGACAGCCAAACCGTCCAAGCCAGCTCCTCGACCCTCAAAATCTTCCAAGCCTTCCAAGCCGCTGAAACCGGCCAAGCCGACCCCGTCGGCCAAGAAGGCTCCGAAGCCGTCGAAGCCCGCCAAACCGGTACCAAAGAAAGTCCCGCCCGTGCCTGCCAAAAAAGACAACTCTCCCGCCAAATCTGGCGATAAACACGCCGCCAAGCCCACCGCGAAATCGACTCCACCGATTCCCGCCAAAGCCCCGGCCAAGCCCGAATCTTCCGGCAAATCCACGCCGCCCATCGCTTTGAAGCCCACAGGTAAAACCACACCGCCCATCTCCGTTCCCAAGACCGCCGCCGCGCCCGTTAAAGCCGCCGGCAAAGGTGACGCCAAGTCCAACGCCCGCGAACTCCTCCGCAGCCGCATCCTCGGCTCGAAGAAAGCCAGCAAGCCCATCGCCTTCAGCTTGGACGAAGTCCGCGAAATCGCGAAGACCGCCGTCGTCAAAACGCCGGAAGTCTCCCCTGAAACCAAAGCCAACAAGGCCGCGGCCACCAAGGCCAAGATCGACCTCTCCAAACTCGAAAAGCCCGCGACGCCCCACCACATCAAGGCCGCCTCGCTCGCCGACATCCTCGGCTTCAACCCGAAGAAAGCGCAAAAAGCCGTTACGCACATCGACCCCGAAAACGTCCCGGAGAAATTCCGCAAATACTACAAACTGCTCCTCGATCTCCGCACCCACCTCACCGAAGGCATCGAACTCCACTCCGAGGAAACCCTCAAACGCTCCTCCAAAGACGACTCCGGCGACCTCTCCAGCTACGGCCAGCACATGGCCGACGCCGGCACCGACACCTTCGACCGCGATTTCGCCCTGAGCCTCGTCTCCAGCGAACAGGAAGCGCTCACCGAGATCGACGCCGCCATTAAGCGTATCCACGACGGCACCTACGGCATCTGCGAAGCCACCCAAAAGCCCATCGCCAAAGACCGCCTCCTCGCAGTTCCGTTCACGCGTTACTCCGCCGAGGCGCAAAAAGACATCGAACGTAACCGCTACCGCTCCCGCTCCGCCGCCGGCCTCTTCGGCGAAATGGGCGAAGAAGGCGCCACCAAGATGGCCGACGACGGCGGCGGCGACGACGAATAA
- the lspA gene encoding signal peptidase II, translating into MTEPTETPPPQIYPPTNGGRPRTRWERIRAYRLLWIIGLILFAFDLLTKLWIVRHIPFDPYHDHGAHQDITIIPGFFYLIHVGNTGAAWSILSGKSTLLAMLALGTLVAIFFWRRTLGLHIRRIQLSFGLLCGGIVGNLVDRLAYGHVVDFLDFHFGNYIYPTFNIADCGICIGVILYLWHSWRAPELR; encoded by the coding sequence ATGACCGAGCCCACCGAGACTCCTCCGCCTCAAATCTACCCGCCCACCAACGGCGGCCGCCCCCGCACCCGCTGGGAACGCATCCGCGCCTACCGCCTCCTCTGGATCATCGGCCTCATCCTCTTCGCGTTCGATCTCCTCACCAAGCTCTGGATCGTCCGCCACATCCCTTTCGATCCTTACCACGATCACGGCGCCCACCAGGACATCACCATCATCCCCGGATTTTTCTACCTCATCCACGTCGGCAACACCGGCGCCGCCTGGTCCATCCTATCTGGTAAAAGTACGCTTCTCGCGATGCTCGCCCTCGGCACGCTCGTCGCGATCTTCTTCTGGCGCCGCACACTCGGCCTCCACATCCGCCGCATCCAGCTCAGCTTCGGCCTCCTCTGCGGCGGCATCGTCGGCAACCTCGTGGACCGCCTCGCGTACGGTCACGTCGTGGACTTCCTCGATTTCCACTTCGGAAATTACATCTACCCTACCTTCAACATCGCCGACTGCGGCATCTGCATCGGCGTGATCTTGTACCTCTGGCACTCCTGGCGCGCCCCCGAGCTGCGGTAA
- a CDS encoding DUF6614 family protein, with translation MTSYHVFFSAKSEADEPPLIAATHALAAELTSAGKITSHRFLRVTNSASFTGLPRFQLIVDCFDQAGLDSAMAHIRARIHEGPHGEILRCVGDFKVAFSADA, from the coding sequence ATGACCTCCTACCACGTCTTCTTCTCCGCAAAATCCGAAGCCGACGAACCACCGCTTATCGCCGCCACGCACGCCCTTGCCGCCGAACTCACCTCCGCCGGTAAAATCACCTCTCATCGTTTTCTGCGCGTCACCAACTCAGCCAGCTTCACCGGGCTCCCCCGCTTCCAGCTCATCGTCGATTGCTTCGATCAAGCGGGCCTCGACTCCGCCATGGCTCACATCCGCGCACGCATTCACGAAGGACCGCACGGCGAAATCCTCCGCTGCGTCGGCGATTTCAAAGTCGCCTTTTCCGCAGACGCCTAG
- the ileS gene encoding isoleucine--tRNA ligase, which translates to MRANLVGREPVRLAHWQKMDLYSAIQKKRATTADGKPNEKTYVLHDGPPFTNGDVHIGTALNKSLKDITLRYRTMTGHRTPYVPGWDCHGLPIEQKVMRQLQSENKQVSTAEMRSLCDAFSESWIKTQTKQFQRLGVLADWKNEYKTKAPAYEADIIRTFAAFVEKGLVYRSKKPVYWSIPFETALAEAEIEYKDHISIAIWVKFAVPATEAQQFNIPSDKPLFIVIWTTTPWTIPANLAIALNAEVDYVVADIGGERIIVAQPLLNSVIEAAKTSKTLPADFSSANVVLTVKGAALEKLSARHPFIDRPSPVVLADYVTTDSGTGAVHTAPGHGGEDYLTGLKYGLEIYCPVGDDGRYLDDGKVPADLVGLTALETVEDLAAKKPSPANLAVLKKLAAAGALLAKSKLTHSYPHCWRSKTPIIFRAVDQWFVSLDKNNVRTDALASIGKVQWVPAWGENRIRGAVESRPDWCISRQRSWGVPIIAFYGENKKPFIDASVIRAVAAKIATKGTNFWYDATPAQILEGITLPADWPAPSALTCGRDTLDVWIDSGSSHAAVLRNAQGGTRAPADLYLEGSDQHRGWFQSSLWTSIIAAGEAPYKAVLTHGFIVGEDGKKISKSGQYEKPPTSDNYIAQYGADVIRLWISSQDFTQDITLSEKILNNASEAYRLFRNTFRYQLSNLFDFDVTRDSVPLEQMDTLDRWALHQTAALLRDCTAAYEAYEYHRVYQLCSQFCSATLSAVYHDILKDRLYTHGTQSTLRRSSQTAIHHIFQTLVKILAPVLTFTSDEAWSFATSNTEYIEDSVHLQDWPVAPASWTNTEIEADVAVLLKARALANESIEPHRAAGKLGKSLDASLTLTGPADDATFKVLEKHRDFLPELFIVSHVNLTPAPAGTTLTIHVRHCEELGYKRCPRCWRWVPALETTGQGEVCPRCAEALKT; encoded by the coding sequence GGAGCCCGTGCGCCTCGCCCATTGGCAAAAGATGGATCTCTACAGCGCGATTCAGAAAAAACGCGCCACCACGGCCGACGGTAAGCCCAACGAAAAAACCTACGTCCTCCACGACGGCCCGCCCTTCACCAACGGCGACGTTCACATCGGCACCGCGCTCAACAAATCGCTCAAAGACATCACCCTTCGCTACCGCACGATGACCGGCCACCGCACGCCCTACGTGCCCGGCTGGGACTGCCACGGCCTCCCCATCGAGCAAAAGGTGATGCGCCAGCTCCAGTCGGAGAACAAACAAGTCTCCACTGCCGAAATGCGCTCTCTCTGCGACGCGTTTTCCGAGAGCTGGATCAAGACCCAGACCAAACAATTTCAACGCCTCGGCGTCCTCGCCGACTGGAAAAACGAGTACAAAACCAAAGCCCCCGCCTACGAAGCCGACATCATCCGCACCTTCGCCGCGTTTGTGGAGAAAGGCCTCGTTTACCGCAGCAAGAAGCCCGTGTATTGGTCGATCCCCTTCGAGACCGCCCTCGCCGAAGCCGAGATCGAGTACAAAGACCACATCTCCATCGCCATCTGGGTGAAGTTCGCCGTCCCAGCCACCGAGGCGCAGCAGTTCAACATCCCGTCCGACAAGCCACTCTTCATCGTCATCTGGACGACCACCCCTTGGACGATCCCCGCCAACCTCGCGATCGCCCTGAATGCAGAAGTCGACTACGTCGTCGCTGACATCGGCGGCGAGCGCATCATCGTCGCTCAGCCACTGCTGAACTCCGTAATCGAAGCAGCCAAAACTTCAAAGACGCTCCCGGCCGACTTCTCCAGTGCCAACGTCGTTCTCACGGTCAAAGGCGCTGCTCTCGAAAAACTCTCCGCTCGCCACCCCTTCATCGACCGCCCCTCGCCCGTCGTTTTGGCCGACTACGTCACGACCGACTCCGGCACCGGCGCCGTCCACACCGCACCCGGCCACGGTGGCGAAGATTATCTCACCGGCCTCAAGTACGGCCTCGAGATCTACTGCCCCGTCGGCGACGACGGCCGCTACCTCGACGACGGCAAAGTCCCCGCCGATCTCGTCGGCCTCACCGCCCTCGAAACCGTCGAAGACCTCGCCGCGAAAAAACCTTCGCCCGCCAATCTCGCCGTCCTGAAAAAACTCGCCGCCGCCGGTGCGCTGCTCGCGAAGTCCAAGCTCACGCACAGCTACCCGCACTGTTGGCGCTCTAAGACCCCGATCATCTTCCGCGCCGTCGACCAGTGGTTCGTCTCGCTCGATAAGAACAACGTCCGCACCGACGCCCTCGCCTCCATCGGCAAAGTCCAGTGGGTACCCGCTTGGGGCGAAAACCGCATCCGCGGCGCCGTCGAGTCCCGCCCCGATTGGTGCATCAGCCGCCAGCGTTCCTGGGGCGTCCCGATCATCGCTTTCTACGGCGAAAACAAAAAGCCCTTCATCGACGCCTCTGTGATCCGCGCCGTCGCCGCCAAGATCGCCACCAAGGGCACCAATTTCTGGTACGACGCCACCCCCGCGCAGATCCTCGAAGGCATCACACTTCCCGCCGACTGGCCCGCACCCTCCGCGCTCACCTGCGGCCGCGACACCCTCGATGTCTGGATCGACTCCGGCTCCTCGCACGCCGCCGTCCTCCGCAACGCCCAAGGCGGCACCCGCGCCCCCGCCGATCTCTACCTCGAAGGCTCCGACCAGCACCGCGGCTGGTTCCAGTCTTCCCTCTGGACGAGCATCATCGCCGCGGGCGAAGCGCCCTACAAAGCCGTCCTCACCCACGGCTTCATCGTCGGCGAAGACGGCAAAAAAATCTCCAAGTCCGGCCAGTACGAGAAACCGCCGACCTCCGATAACTACATCGCCCAATACGGCGCCGACGTCATCCGCCTCTGGATCTCCTCCCAGGACTTCACGCAGGACATCACCCTCTCCGAGAAAATCCTGAACAACGCCTCCGAAGCGTATCGGCTTTTCCGCAACACCTTCCGCTACCAGCTTTCCAACCTGTTCGACTTCGACGTCACCCGCGACTCCGTGCCGCTCGAGCAGATGGACACGCTTGATCGCTGGGCGCTCCACCAAACCGCCGCGCTCCTCCGCGACTGCACCGCCGCCTACGAAGCCTACGAGTATCACCGCGTTTACCAGCTCTGCAGCCAGTTCTGCTCCGCCACACTCTCCGCCGTTTACCACGACATCCTCAAGGATCGTCTCTACACCCACGGCACGCAGAGCACGCTCCGTCGCTCCTCTCAGACCGCGATCCACCACATCTTCCAGACGCTCGTTAAGATCCTCGCGCCCGTCCTGACCTTCACGTCCGACGAAGCCTGGTCCTTCGCGACCTCGAATACCGAATACATCGAAGACTCCGTCCACCTCCAGGACTGGCCCGTCGCCCCCGCCTCGTGGACCAACACCGAGATCGAAGCCGATGTCGCCGTCCTCCTCAAAGCCCGCGCTCTCGCCAACGAATCCATCGAGCCCCACCGCGCCGCCGGCAAACTCGGCAAATCCCTCGATGCCTCGCTCACGCTCACCGGCCCGGCCGATGACGCCACATTCAAGGTTCTCGAAAAACACCGCGATTTTCTACCCGAACTTTTCATCGTATCGCACGTCAATCTCACGCCCGCACCTGCCGGCACCACCCTGACGATCCATGTACGCCACTGCGAAGAACTCGGATACAAACGCTGCCCGCGCTGCTGGCGTTGGGTTCCCGCCCTGGAGACGACCGGCCAAGGCGAAGTCTGCCCCCGCTGCGCCGAGGCCCTGAAAACATAA